The sequence TATCCATCCATTCAGCTGTTCGCGTGAGATTATACTGATTTCTGAGTTTCTGCAACTCTAACGGCGAAGGCAATTACGAGAGGGATGCTCGCGAAACCAATTTTGCACGATTCATTTTGTTTTGCACGGATTTGTTTGTGTTCGATGATAGGTTCAACTAATTTTTTGATCCTGTGAACTTGTAGATCACATTGCATGCTAGAAAATACATATGACATTTATGCATAAAGTAATTAGATTCGTGTAATGTGCGAGTGAAGATCACTGTTGTATTCTTCTGAGCTTGCATTTTTGAGAATCCTAATCTGATGATCCATGATCTGCATGTCATTGATTGTGGAATTAGTAGTTTTTAGCAGTTGATAAGTATTCTGTTTGAGAAAATAAGTGACTGATAATGATCCATCTATGTCGCTTAAATTGTTTGATAACGATGTTCTTCTTCATGCGTTCAATGTATTACATCAAGTTTTTGAAGATGAAAAAATTGATCAATATTTGCTGTAGCAAGCAATGATGACTCGCTTTTACCTTTTCCGGAATAGTGCTGATAGTTCTCAGTTTAGCAAATGTTGTTGTGGATACTCTGCGTAGGAATGGATCACTTTCTCATAGAAAGGTGATCCATCTTTCATTGATCAATCTTAGATGTATGTTTTCCAAATGTTCTTTCATGCAAGTGTTCTGATACCATCTTTTATGTCACCCTTCAGAGTTTTCAAATACAGTGTAGAGGCCATCGATCTAAGGGGTGAAAGCTTTGTGGATGCTGAATGGATGGCATACTTGGGTGCATTCCGCTATCTGAATTCTTTGATTCTGGCAGACTGCCATAAAATCAATAATGCAGCTCTTTGGAACATAACAGGTGCAGTTTTTATAATTCATTCAAACCCATAATTAGAAGTGTGCATTTATGAACAAGAATACATGTGAAGATATCAAGAATATTTTCCTTAAATGTTTTTGTGTGAATTGATGGCGAGAGATACATCTATATAAGAATTTATAGAAAATCCAAAAGAAAGAAATTCTTAAAGTATAAATAGGTTGAtggaaaaaattatactccctgaAAAGAAAACATACTAAAAAGAATTCCCTAGGAATTTCTATTGTAAATGGAATATATAGAATTATGATCAGTCAAATACTGCAAACTCTTGATATTTATTACCTGTCACAATTGGACTATACTATTACAGAGTTTTGGACTATACGGGCACCATATCAGATTTATGAGGAAGATTAGAATTAGACTTTGATAGAAAAGCAGGAATACGGGATTGCACGAGTAGGTAACACATGTATGCATCTGTATTCACCCTAAGCTGTTAATTGagttttttcatttctttttgttttctttttaagttATCTAATTCAGTGGTAGTATACTCAGTTAGCTCATATCTCTTACCCCTTGATTTCTCAGATCCTTTTATGACCATTCAGTTGGAATCGCTGTACTATTCTTCTTTGGTGATATTCAATCCTTGGAAAAGACATTTCATTAATTGTTACTCTGATCTAGTGTATATACAATTTGTGCTTTTATTTTTGATGTATAgctaatttcaatttttactcTTAAGAGCTTTACGTTTCACGTTTCATTTAGACCTTGCTATAAGAAGTTAGTCGTACACTTTTTTCAGGCATGACAAATTTAAAGGAGTTGGATCTTTCAAGATGCTCCAAGATAACAGATGCTGGAATACAACATCTATTATCACTTCCGGCCCTTGAGAAGTTACGGATCTCTGAAACAGGTGTTACTGCAGATGGTGTTGCAATTCTCGCTTCGCTGCAAAACTTATTGCTGTTGGACCTGGGCGGTTTACCTGTCACTGATTCAGCTCTGAATTCTCTTCAGGtgcagtctctctctctctctctcacacacgcacacacacacacacatacatgtAGTGTAGTTTACTTGAGGGCGCAGCTACACTAAACTGGTTTTGGTTCTTTCTCATCCCCATTTACCCTAAAGATGATTTATTATCCTGGTAAAAGGTACCTGCagtaagattttattttatttcctatTTTATAAAGGTGTTTTACAAATACAGTTAAACGCAAAATTTTATGATTGAAACATCACAGTGCTCAGACTAATTATTTAGGACTCTCTAACATTTATAAACCGGTGTCGAGTCCTCCTCATTTAAATGAATATTTTCTGGAGTAGTGTTTTCCATTTAAAGGATGGAACAAAACATTGTATAATGCTGCTCGGCTTCATTCCTGTCTTTGCTAATGATTCTCGAATCATGTTGATGTGCACTTTATTATCTTGAATTGATTTCTTCAAATATCAATGGAACAAGAATGGATTTTGGTGTTCACTTACAGTGGGTGCTTCTGACATTTTGTCTTTCATTTTGCCTTTTCTAAAGCATATTATCTGTCACTTGTATGTCAAAACTGACGTAATGTAAAATCTACAGACTCTCACGAAGTTGCAACATTTAGACCTTTGGGGGAGTGAAGTATCTAATGATAGTGCGATTGTACTCAAGATGTTCCCAAATTTGAGTTTCTTAAACCTAGCTTGGACCAATGTAACAACGTTGCCCAATTTGCCCTCTCTTACATGCCTAAACATGAGTAACTGCACTATAGATTCTCTATCTGAAGGAGAGGACCAGAAACCGCGTCTAGAGAAAGTAATATTCTCTGGAGCTATAATTGGTAACATTTCAGAAGTCTTCCAACATGTTGAAACCAGTAGACTTTCTTACTTAGACATGTCCAACTCTGCGCTTCAGTCGTATAGCTTTTTGTCTTCTATGAATGCAATGAGCGATTTGAACCTGAGTGGTAGTGGACTGGTTGACGATTCAGTTGAACACATTGTACGCATAGGAGCAAGTTTGAAACACTTGAATCTCAACAATACAAAAGTAAGTTCAGAAGGTGTTAATACATTTGCTGGCCATGTTCCGAATCTCGAGACCCTATTGTTGTCTGGCACTCCCATTGATGACGCAGCTGTATCTTTTATTAGCATGATGCCGGCGCTGAAAGTCGTCGACCTGAGCAGAACGCATGTGAAAGGTGTGCTACTGGCACCATCTGCTCACTTTTTAGTTTCTCTATCTTGCTTTTGGCGAACTTATGGAGACTAACTCGTCTGATGTTTCAACTATCCAGGTCTGATGCAATTGGGCAGCGCACCTGATGAGGTCCCATCATTTTCTGCACTAGAAAGCCTCAATCATTTAGAAAGCCTGGATTTGGAATTATTACATATTAAGGATGCCGCAGTGCGCCCTCTGACTAACATGAGCAGATTGAGCTATTTATCTCTGCGAAGTGTCTCCCTCACAGACGAAGCATTATATCACATCTCCTCAGCTGCACAATTGACACATCTTGGTGTTCGTGATGCTGTGGTGACGGATATCGGGCTCGATGCTTTCGCCCCTCCTACAGCCTTGGAAATTCTTGATCTCAGGGGGTGCTGGCTATTAACAAAGGATGTTCTCTTGCGTTTCTGCCAAAAGCATCCTCAACTTGAAGTGAGGCACGAGTTTCTCGACAAAATAAAAGAACACTCATCTCCATCACGAGCAACTACGAGGACCCCAAAAAGCAAGAACAGGCCGGGGAGTTTGTTCGCGCCACCCCTTGGATCTGGTCAAAATTTTCTAGGTGAGTTGTCTTAAATATGTCCTCTTTGGTGATGATGATCCTATTCCTATAGTCACCACTTAAATGACAATGTGCGCagatcaaagattaaaatacAGCAGACAAGAATTACTAGGCCTTCAATGTTCGCCAACAGTAATTCCGATTTCCGGTAGTCAAAGTAATTCATTGCCTTAATCTCTGTGAAATGCAGCTTCTTAATATGCAGGTGCGCCTGCTCAACTCTACTTGTACGATGTTGTGTTTCTGTATTTGATCGAATAGAAATACTCTGATTCTCTCATTTTCTAAGTATGTAGACTTCACTACGTTGGAATCCCATTACCGTCTATAATTCAGAGGGATAAAATTAAAGCTCGCGCGCAAAC comes from Salvia miltiorrhiza cultivar Shanhuang (shh) chromosome 3, IMPLAD_Smil_shh, whole genome shotgun sequence and encodes:
- the LOC131017917 gene encoding uncharacterized protein LOC131017917 isoform X2, which translates into the protein MLLWILCVGMDHFLIERVFKYSVEAIDLRGESFVDAEWMAYLGAFRYLNSLILADCHKINNAALWNITGMTNLKELDLSRCSKITDAGIQHLLSLPALEKLRISETGVTADGVAILASLQNLLLLDLGGLPVTDSALNSLQTLTKLQHLDLWGSEVSNDSAIVLKMFPNLSFLNLAWTNVTTLPNLPSLTCLNMSNCTIDSLSEGEDQKPRLEKVIFSGAIIGNISEVFQHVETSRLSYLDMSNSALQSYSFLSSMNAMSDLNLSGSGLVDDSVEHIVRIGASLKHLNLNNTKVSSEGVNTFAGHVPNLETLLLSGTPIDDAAVSFISMMPALKVVDLSRTHVKGLMQLGSAPDEVPSFSALESLNHLESLDLELLHIKDAAVRPLTNMSRLSYLSLRSVSLTDEALYHISSAAQLTHLGVRDAVVTDIGLDAFAPPTALEILDLRGCWLLTKDVLLRFCQKHPQLEVRHEFLDKIKEHSSPSRATTRTPKSKNRPGSLFAPPLGSGQNFLDQRLKYSRQELLGLQCSPTVIPISGSQSNSLP
- the LOC131017917 gene encoding uncharacterized protein LOC131017917 isoform X1, whose amino-acid sequence is MESLLVRMCIEAATESAVAVDKWRRQRRTLERMPSHLAEALLRHLLHRRMLYPSLLEVFKYSVEAIDLRGESFVDAEWMAYLGAFRYLNSLILADCHKINNAALWNITGMTNLKELDLSRCSKITDAGIQHLLSLPALEKLRISETGVTADGVAILASLQNLLLLDLGGLPVTDSALNSLQTLTKLQHLDLWGSEVSNDSAIVLKMFPNLSFLNLAWTNVTTLPNLPSLTCLNMSNCTIDSLSEGEDQKPRLEKVIFSGAIIGNISEVFQHVETSRLSYLDMSNSALQSYSFLSSMNAMSDLNLSGSGLVDDSVEHIVRIGASLKHLNLNNTKVSSEGVNTFAGHVPNLETLLLSGTPIDDAAVSFISMMPALKVVDLSRTHVKGLMQLGSAPDEVPSFSALESLNHLESLDLELLHIKDAAVRPLTNMSRLSYLSLRSVSLTDEALYHISSAAQLTHLGVRDAVVTDIGLDAFAPPTALEILDLRGCWLLTKDVLLRFCQKHPQLEVRHEFLDKIKEHSSPSRATTRTPKSKNRPGSLFAPPLGSGQNFLDQRLKYSRQELLGLQCSPTVIPISGSQSNSLP